The proteins below are encoded in one region of Persephonella sp.:
- a CDS encoding ribonucleotide-diphosphate reductase subunit beta has product MKKLQFIGKTSVKDNIRLTENPRYPVFKDIYTKQKKAVWFPEELNIQQDVLDYKSLTPTEKDLFDTSVGYFASSELLVQNVLGNGFFPVLTDPYAKMSFSTQMFMENIHSDFFEIILNTFEMDRKRIYNITLEDKLLHEKQELIIRAVDRITYGKADPDTLEGKKQILTAILLNNIIQEGMFFYSAFAHFFAMKDTGKMKNVVSGVELILIDESLHLQNGIEAILTIVEENPQIVDDEKFVDNIRETIIDAVELELNYLKTKFGGTTIFGVSYKELEKYMKYIADRRLEELGFDPQFKIDQNPLKFLQKEDVKKIVNFFEVSNTEYQNF; this is encoded by the coding sequence ATGAAAAAGCTTCAGTTTATCGGAAAAACATCAGTAAAAGATAACATAAGACTTACAGAAAATCCCAGATACCCGGTTTTTAAGGATATATATACAAAGCAAAAAAAAGCAGTCTGGTTTCCAGAAGAGCTTAACATACAACAAGATGTTCTTGATTATAAATCTCTTACCCCAACAGAAAAGGATCTATTTGACACATCTGTAGGTTATTTCGCATCTTCAGAGCTTCTTGTTCAGAATGTTCTTGGTAATGGTTTTTTCCCTGTTCTTACAGATCCATACGCTAAGATGAGCTTCTCAACCCAGATGTTTATGGAAAATATTCATTCCGACTTTTTTGAGATAATCCTGAACACATTTGAGATGGACAGAAAAAGGATATACAACATAACCCTTGAGGATAAACTGCTCCACGAAAAACAGGAGTTGATAATAAGAGCTGTTGACAGGATAACTTACGGCAAAGCAGATCCTGATACACTTGAGGGAAAAAAACAGATACTTACAGCTATTCTCCTTAATAACATCATACAGGAAGGTATGTTCTTCTACTCTGCATTTGCACATTTCTTTGCTATGAAGGATACAGGAAAGATGAAAAATGTTGTATCAGGTGTTGAGCTTATTCTTATTGATGAATCACTGCACCTTCAAAACGGTATTGAAGCGATACTAACAATAGTTGAGGAAAATCCCCAGATTGTTGATGATGAAAAGTTTGTTGATAATATCAGGGAAACAATAATTGATGCTGTTGAGCTTGAGCTTAACTACCTTAAGACAAAATTTGGTGGAACAACAATATTCGGAGTGTCTTACAAAGAGCTAGAGAAATACATGAAATATATAGCAGACAGAAGACTTGAGGAGCTTGGTTTTGATCCACAGTTCAAGATAGACCAGAATCCACTTAAATTCCTCCAGAAAGAAGATGTGAAGAAAATCGTTAATTTCTTTGAGGTATCCAATACAGAATATCAGAACTTCTAA
- a CDS encoding DHHA1 domain-containing protein, whose translation MEKIVCIYHGNCTDGTTAAAVLLRKYKDCIPFPLEHGYKNEKLEDILNTIDNNTTVFILDFSLKEKDLIKVIQKSKQVINIDHHISVKETLEEISKKYGKFKFVFDNNHSGASLTWEYIFGGDPPWIVKFVEDQDIWRWKYGEKTKYVNLYMLPMTDKPTEVAKLFDQPVEEIIEKGKIIASFTDYLINRFVERAKETPVKIGNHTVKGYNTNYFQSEIGNILSNKHNQAVLLFSIQGSDVKMSFRSNEDNKPDALELAKILGGGGHKNAAGALVSLSEFFKMIQLKEEK comes from the coding sequence ATGGAAAAGATCGTATGTATATACCACGGAAACTGCACTGACGGAACAACAGCAGCAGCAGTTCTACTGAGAAAATATAAGGATTGTATTCCTTTTCCTTTAGAGCATGGTTACAAAAATGAAAAATTAGAAGACATACTAAACACAATAGATAACAATACTACGGTCTTTATTCTTGACTTTTCTCTTAAAGAGAAGGATCTGATTAAAGTTATACAGAAATCTAAACAGGTGATAAATATAGACCATCACATAAGTGTAAAAGAAACCCTTGAAGAGATAAGCAAAAAATACGGCAAATTTAAGTTTGTTTTTGACAACAACCATTCAGGAGCTTCACTTACGTGGGAGTATATTTTTGGTGGTGATCCTCCCTGGATAGTAAAATTCGTTGAAGATCAGGACATATGGAGATGGAAATATGGAGAAAAAACCAAATACGTTAATCTGTATATGCTTCCAATGACAGATAAACCTACAGAAGTAGCCAAACTTTTTGATCAACCTGTAGAGGAGATAATAGAAAAAGGAAAGATAATAGCCTCATTTACAGATTACCTCATCAATAGATTTGTTGAAAGGGCAAAAGAGACACCTGTAAAAATAGGAAATCACACAGTAAAAGGATACAACACAAATTACTTTCAGTCAGAAATAGGAAATATACTTTCAAACAAACATAATCAGGCTGTTTTGCTGTTTAGTATTCAGGGATCAGATGTAAAGATGAGTTTTAGAAGTAATGAAGACAATAAACCTGACGCCCTTGAGCTGGCGAAGATCTTAGGCGGTGGGGGTCATAAAAATGCAGCTGGTGCTTTGGTCTCTCTATCAGAATTTTTCAAAATGATACAACTAAAGGAGGAGAAGTGA
- a CDS encoding TetR/AcrR family transcriptional regulator, with protein sequence MVTQKIEKLSTREKIIKIGAEIIVKEGLRKFTAKNIADKLGITDAAIFKHFKSMDSIILEIINRYVSRCSQSAIEAVNRGKTVKEKLELLLRSHIDVLEETRGAVPVLCFELSRSEDVKFKNILNEFVENYKREISKIIEEGQKEGSIKKYLDPEDVAMFFIGSIQAKVFAYVISKRDGKIIEDPDQFISMVFYGIIEK encoded by the coding sequence ATGGTGACCCAAAAAATTGAAAAACTTTCCACAAGGGAAAAAATTATAAAAATCGGTGCTGAAATAATAGTAAAGGAAGGTTTAAGAAAGTTTACAGCAAAAAATATCGCAGATAAACTTGGTATAACAGATGCAGCAATATTTAAACATTTTAAATCTATGGATTCAATAATACTTGAGATCATAAACAGATATGTCTCAAGATGTTCCCAGAGTGCTATTGAAGCTGTTAACAGGGGGAAGACAGTAAAAGAAAAGTTAGAACTGCTTTTAAGATCCCATATTGATGTTCTTGAAGAAACAAGGGGGGCTGTTCCTGTCTTGTGTTTTGAACTCTCAAGATCAGAAGATGTAAAATTTAAAAATATACTTAATGAATTTGTGGAAAATTACAAAAGGGAGATCTCAAAAATTATTGAGGAAGGACAGAAAGAAGGGAGTATTAAAAAGTATCTTGACCCGGAAGATGTTGCCATGTTTTTTATCGGCTCAATTCAGGCTAAGGTTTTTGCTTATGTTATCTCAAAAAGAGATGGAAAAATAATTGAAGATCCTGATCAGTTTATATCCATGGTATTCTACGGGATAATAGAAAAATAA
- a CDS encoding ATP-binding protein, translating into MENNICPVCGGLGWVIRKNGVKKCVCKYSEITENIFNRMNIPKRYRDKDLSNFVPDPEAGHEFILMRIEDYINSDDYEKGKGLFLVGSPGVGKTHLAIGILKEFFRRKGIVGLFYDTRSLLFKLKSSFDGSSSAREILEEVVDTPILVLDDLGSERLSDWARDILHYIIINRYNDLKPIIITSNIDLKTNRKTEGDILENTLEERMGQAIASRLSEICEVLPVKGKDKRGSSLTEIK; encoded by the coding sequence ATGGAAAATAACATCTGTCCGGTATGTGGTGGATTAGGCTGGGTTATTAGGAAAAATGGGGTTAAGAAATGTGTCTGTAAATATTCCGAGATAACAGAAAATATTTTCAACAGAATGAACATACCAAAAAGATACAGAGACAAAGATTTATCAAACTTTGTTCCTGATCCGGAAGCAGGTCATGAGTTTATTCTCATGCGGATAGAAGACTACATAAATTCAGATGATTATGAAAAAGGAAAAGGGCTGTTTCTTGTAGGTTCTCCCGGAGTAGGTAAAACACACCTTGCTATAGGAATTTTGAAGGAGTTTTTCAGGAGAAAAGGGATAGTAGGGCTCTTTTACGACACAAGATCCCTTCTTTTTAAACTAAAATCATCATTTGACGGTTCATCTTCTGCAAGGGAAATACTTGAGGAAGTTGTTGATACCCCGATTTTGGTTCTTGATGATCTTGGTTCAGAGAGGTTGTCAGACTGGGCAAGGGACATATTACATTACATCATTATTAACAGATACAACGATCTGAAACCTATCATAATAACATCAAATATAGATCTTAAAACAAACAGAAAAACAGAAGGAGACATACTTGAAAATACCCTTGAAGAAAGAATGGGGCAGGCTATAGCTTCAAGGCTTTCTGAAATATGCGAGGTTTTACCAGTTAAAGGAAAAGATAAAAGGGGAAGCAGTCTTACAGAAATTAAATAA